One window of bacterium genomic DNA carries:
- a CDS encoding M20/M25/M40 family metallo-hydrolase, with translation MGWLREEDRRLRRLGVAAVVTSILLAGVSAGADSPEERFAAALRFRTVSHQDRAQFDPAPFAALHAYLEQVFPRVHTELLRERVAEHSLLYTWQGSDPALQPLLLTSHLDVVPVPEGTEESWEQPPFSGVIVDGHVWGRGALDDKVGVLATLEAVENLLAGGFAPRRTVLLAFGHDEELGGDHGAAAITALLEERGVRLWFSLDEGMIIAADGALGVTKPIALIGVAEKGYLSLRMTARSPGGHSSMPAPGGSIGKLARAVIALDENPMPERSGGVFGEMLGALGPELPFWPRLFLTNPLFSWMTRSRLSSDPTANAFIRTTTAVTMAGAGTKENILPREAWALVNFRIIPGDTSGAVIERVRKIVGPDIELEVVRAREPSPTADTRSEAYAVLSETIGEIAPDAVVAPALVVGGTDTKHYGRIADDSFRFMPLRVSLADRTRVHGVSERLAVDAYLEAITFYEALLRRSAGAP, from the coding sequence ATGGGTTGGCTACGAGAAGAGGATCGGCGGTTGAGACGGCTTGGTGTCGCCGCCGTCGTAACAAGCATCTTGCTGGCGGGTGTCTCCGCCGGTGCGGATTCGCCCGAAGAGCGTTTCGCGGCGGCACTGCGCTTTCGAACCGTTTCCCATCAGGACCGGGCCCAATTCGATCCGGCCCCGTTCGCTGCGCTGCATGCCTATCTCGAACAGGTGTTTCCCCGCGTTCACACAGAACTCCTGCGCGAGCGCGTTGCCGAGCACAGCCTTCTGTACACGTGGCAGGGGAGTGATCCGGCATTGCAGCCGTTGCTCCTCACTTCTCATCTGGACGTGGTTCCCGTCCCGGAGGGCACGGAGGAAAGCTGGGAGCAGCCGCCGTTCAGCGGTGTGATCGTCGACGGCCATGTCTGGGGCCGTGGTGCCCTCGATGACAAGGTGGGCGTGCTGGCCACCCTCGAGGCTGTCGAGAACCTGCTGGCCGGAGGTTTCGCACCGCGCCGCACCGTGCTGCTGGCATTCGGCCATGACGAGGAACTCGGCGGCGATCATGGCGCGGCGGCGATCACGGCTCTGCTGGAAGAGCGGGGAGTTCGGCTGTGGTTCAGTCTGGACGAGGGCATGATCATTGCCGCGGATGGCGCGCTCGGCGTGACGAAGCCGATTGCCCTGATCGGGGTCGCCGAGAAGGGCTACCTCTCCCTACGCATGACCGCGCGTTCGCCCGGAGGCCATTCGAGCATGCCAGCGCCGGGTGGCTCCATCGGCAAGCTGGCGCGTGCCGTGATCGCGCTCGACGAGAACCCGATGCCGGAACGCTCGGGCGGCGTGTTCGGGGAAATGTTGGGCGCTCTCGGGCCGGAACTTCCGTTCTGGCCACGCCTCTTCCTCACCAATCCGCTCTTCTCCTGGATGACGCGTTCGCGGCTCTCGAGTGACCCGACGGCAAATGCGTTCATACGCACGACCACCGCGGTGACCATGGCAGGTGCGGGTACGAAAGAGAACATCCTGCCCCGAGAAGCCTGGGCGCTGGTGAACTTCCGGATCATTCCGGGAGATACGAGCGGCGCAGTGATCGAACGGGTGCGCAAGATCGTTGGCCCCGACATCGAACTCGAAGTCGTTCGCGCCCGAGAGCCTTCGCCGACTGCGGATACGCGGTCCGAGGCCTACGCCGTGCTGAGCGAAACCATCGGAGAGATCGCGCCGGATGCCGTCGTGGCGCCGGCCCTCGTGGTCGGGGGCACCGATACCAAGCACTACGGCCGGATCGCCGATGACAGCTTTCGCTTCATGCCCCTCCGGGTAAGCCTGGCGGATCGCACGCGGGTGCATGGCGTGAGCGAGCGGCTGGCCGTAGACGCCTACCTGGAGGCCATCACCTTCTACGAGGCCCTGCTGCGGAGGAGCGCTGGCGCCCCCTAG